In Vanessa cardui chromosome 6, ilVanCard2.1, whole genome shotgun sequence, the following proteins share a genomic window:
- the LOC124530225 gene encoding solute carrier family 35 member E1 homolog, whose amino-acid sequence MGSRREALTIGALCVTWYALSSASNVVGKLVLTELPFPMTVTMVQLLSTVLYSAPAFALCNVRRAPSFPKQYYLRVLVPLAFAKFFTTMFSQISIWKVPISYAHTVKATTPLWTAGLAWVLFGERQSAGVQGALVLIAAGVAVASATELHFDALGLGAALAAAALLSLQHLYSKRVMRDTGVHHLRLLQTLSAMALALLAPAWLGLEAAALGAAAPARGWAHAGALLALDGALAWLQAVAAFSVLWRVSPLAYAVASAAKRAAVVAASLLLLRNPAPPLNLAGMALALLGVLAYNRAKLRAPRPLLPV is encoded by the exons ATGGGTTCCAGACGCGAAGCACTCACAATTGGCGCACTGTGCGTGACGTGGTACGCGTTAAGCTCTGCGAGCAACGTTGTGGGGAAGCTGGTTTTAACAGAATTGCCGTTTCCTATGACGGTTACGATGGTGCAATTGCTGTCCACAGTGCTTTACAGTGCACCGGCTTTTGCTTTGTGTAATGTTCGCCGAGCACCCTCGTTTCCAAAGCAATATTATTTGCGGGTACTTGTACCATTAGCATTTGCtaaattttttacaactatGTTCTCTCAAATCTCCATATGGAAGGTGCCAATATCATATGCACATACAG TCAAGGCCACCACACCTCTGTGGACTGCCGGCCTGGCGTGGGTGCTGTTCGGCGAGCGGCAGTCGGCCGGCGTGCAGGGCGCGCTGGTGCTGATCGCGGCCGGAGTGGCGGTCGCGTCCGCCACCGAGTTGCACTTCGACGCGCTCGGCCTCGGAGCCGCCCtcgccgccgccgcgctgctCAGCCTGCAGCACCTGTACTCCAAGCGCGTGATGCGCGACACGGGGGTGCACCACCTGCGCCTGCTGCAGACGCTGAGCGCCATGGCGCTGGCGCTGCTGGCGCCGGCGTGGCTGGGCCTGGAGGCGGCGGCGCTGGGCGCGGCGGCGCCGGCGCGCGGCTGGGCGCACGCGGGCGCGCTGCTGGCGCTGGACGGCGCGCTGGCGTGGCTGCAGGCCGTGGCCGCCTTCAGCGTGCTGTGGCGCGTGTCGCCGCTGGCGTACGCGGTGGCGTCGGCGGCCAAGCGCGCGGCCGTGGTGGCGGCGTCGCTGCTGCTGCTGCGCAACCCCGCGCCGCCGCTCAACCTGGCGGGCATGGCGCTGGCGCTGCTGGGCGTGCTGGCCTACAACCGCGCCAAGCtgcgcgcgccgcgcccgctGCTGCCCGTGTga
- the LOC124530329 gene encoding uncharacterized protein LOC124530329 — protein sequence MEVKSSEWQGKAVDNITKYLHRGGDCQGDVPQLIGGPDLLNTIGIAMGLPTSDPETWTESELEKALRGDLVFYEGKAREAIDVVADQIRSCCGGDDKNFVTVLPIELYHESKLYEVPLFRVKRYKDSKNYYIDNVGRCYGSFSDWFEFNKLPPGEMAYPYKLILAPLSGSKRANVYVASTPCSRIEAKTARGLDTVAAVAGLGSSVALLFVTGGLAAPLVGTALVTAGYGTTRAGYQLAEKAVHGENINPFTNSESRMLWLGIAANLTSFGAMGASMRLTSLAARGRNISDALRMVADIANGTNVAVSGIAILNTTIFMINNHKDLSAVDILMHGASIAFWTKGVFCYKTANTIIRESQNYAFSHISKDLSPEQAAELAAIRNRVQNDGQLLKKFHAAMASNISAKEYSQILIDGMKYYDTIATLSPEQVEAFNSIRNYVRDDIHLITGLNRISNHNGWTPSETIELVLNMWQKSTQTNAPSGTHAILREGHIILGRAPPIKIDQLPKLSPPMMRFLGEHLSQIDVAASRQWSSSVPVLLNLQAQGMFTICPVTKVFNSGRAVIFLNNQLEVSIYKLNTIPKEDRLKVFEMISRLSPHVSSSQLPSELMRICVRDHRLRFCCQRNESIKLTEKYVEKYPALRRIVQADLLSHEKDRLYTFVSEVDRYKVDIYMDDMMKFVREMQPKNISELVAYSEFAITCVEDEMLLINDQIKKKLIIPPRNTKLSVWTRKEASAKVFKDGQTLIKKFRDTLKIVTDNNMTGVVTLADGLSDDALVTAIRNTTVRFGSPVSAAYHILKHPTTPLEAHVQRANRTVAPPSRVVVTVGQDGDVRSLHFEDDSGKCFLLERGGRVFLCSYVPKSHQ from the exons ATGGAAGTTAAATCGAGTGAGTGGCAGGGCAAGGCCGTTGACAATATTACCAAATATTTACACCGAGGGGGCGACTGTCAAGGTGACGTGCCTCAACTTATTGGTGGTCCAGATTTATTGAATACTATAGGGATAGCTATGGGCTTACCCACAAGCGACCCAGAAACGTGGACAGAAAGTGAATTAGAAAAAGCATTAAGAGGTGACTTGGTTTTTTACGAAGGCAAAGCTCGTGAAGCCATTGATGTAGTCGCTGACCAAATTCGATCTTGTTGTGGCGGAGACGATAAAAATTTTGTAACGGTACTACCTATTGAATTATATCATGAAAGTAAATTATATGAAGTTCCTTTGTTTAGAGTAAAGAGATATAAAGATTCAAAAAATTACTATATTGACAATGTCGGGAGATGCTATGGGTCATTTTCCGAttggtttgaatttaataaattaccccCTGGCGAAATGGCTTATCCGTATAAACTAATATTGGCACCCCTTTCGGGAAGTAAGAGAGCTAATGTATACGTTGCTAGCACCCCTTGTTCAAGGATAGAAGCTAAGACCGCTAGAGGTCTAGATACAGTTGCTGCAGTTGCGGGACTGGGATCCAGTGTAGCTCTATTGTTTGTAACGGGTGGTTTGGCAGCTCCTTTAGTTGGGACCGCGTTGGTAACAGCGGGGTATGGTACTACGAGAGCTGGGTACCAATTAGCGGAGAAAGCAGTACACGGAGAAAATATTAATCCGTTTACAAATTCTGAGTCGCGAATGCTATGGTTGGGCATCGCAGCCAATTTAACAAGTTTTGGTGCTATGGGAGCATCAATGCGACTAACATCCTTAGCTGCGCGGGGCCGAAATATATCCGATGCTCTCCGAATGGTTGCTGACATAGCTAATGGAACAAATGTAGCTGTAAGTGGTATTGCGATTCTGAATAcaactatttttatgattaacaACCATAAAGACTTATCTGCTGTTGATATACTTATGCACGGAGCTTCGATTGCATTCTGGACGAAGGGTGTTTTTTGCTATAAAACAGCTAATACAATCATAAGAGAATCGCAAAATTATGCATTTTCTCATATCAGTAAAGATTTAAGTCCAGAGCAAGCAGCTGAATTGGCTGCTATAAGAAATCGAGTACAAAATGATGGTcagcttttaaaaaaatttcatgCAGCAATGGCCTCTAATATATCAGCCAAAGAATACTCTCAGATATTAATTGATGGCATGAAATACTACGACACTATTGCCACGCTCAGTCCAGAACAGGTAGAGGCTTTTAACAGTATACGAAATTATGTAAGGGACGACATTCATTTAATAACCGGTTTAAACCGAATATCGAATCATAATGGGTGGACTCCAAGTGAAACTATTGAACTAGTTCTAAATATGTGGCAAAAATCAACTCAAACTAATGCTCCTAGTGGAACACACGCTATACTTAGAGAAGGTCATATCATATTGGGAAGAGCTCCGCCGATTAAAATTGATCAATTACCGAAACTGTCACCTCCCATGATGCGATTCCTCGGTGAACATTTGAGTCAGATAGATGTTGCAGCTAGCCGTCAATGGTCATCATCCGTCCCTGTCCTGCTGAATCTTCAGGCTCAAGGCATGTTTACAATTTGCCCAGTAACAAAGGTTTTTAATAGTGGGCGCGCTGTGATATTCTTGAACAATCAGCTTGAAGTTAGCATTTATAAACTTAATACTATACCTAAAGAAGATAGACTTAAAGTCTTTGAAATGATCAGTCGCCTATCTCCTCATGTATCCAGTTCCCAACTACCTTCTGAATTGATGCGAATATGTGTACGCGATCACAGATTACGTTTCTGTTGCCAAAGAAATGAGAGCATTAAACTCACTGAAAAGTACGTTGAAAAGTATCCAGCTTTACGAAGAATAGTTCAAGCCGATTTATTAAGTCACGAAAAAGACAGACTTTATACATTTGTTAGTGAAGTGGACCGGTATAAGGTGGATATCTATATGGATgatatgatgaaatttgttcGCGAAATGCAACCAAAAAATATCAGTGAATTGGTAGCTTATTCTGAATTTGCTATTACTTGTGTCGAAGATGAGATGCTTTTGATAAATGATCAGATAAAAAAGAAACTGATAATTCCACCTCGCAACACAAAACTTTCGGTTTGGACGA GAAAAGAAGCCAGTGCAAAGGTATTCAAAGACGGACAGACGTTAATAAAGAAGTTCAGGGatactttaaaaattgtaacGGATAATAACATGACCGGAGTCGTCACACTCGCCGACGGCCTGTCGGACGACGCTCTTGTGACGGCCATTAGGAACACCACGGTGCGGTTCGGCAGCCCCGTGTCCGCTGCCTACCACATCCTGAAGCACCCCACGACGCCGCTGGAGGCGCACGTGCAGCGCGCCAACCGGACCGTGGCGCCGCCCAGTCGCGTCGTCGTGACGGTCGGCCAGGACGGCGACGTGCGCTCCCTGCACTTCGAGGACGACAGCGGGAAGTGTTTCCTCCTCGAAAGAGGCGGCCGGGTATTTCTGTGTTCGTATGTGCCGAAGAGTCATCAgtag
- the LOC124530195 gene encoding endoplasmin: MRSFLLLGVGVLLLSGWCQAQEGVGSVEEVTVDADLGASREGSRTDAEALLREEEAISPDELSVAQMREMRDRAQNFTFKTEVNRMMKLIINSLYRNKEIFLRELISNGSDALDKIRLLSLTDRDVLAANPDLSIRIKAEPEKRLLHIIDSGVGMTSQDLVNNLGTIAKSGTADFLSKMQDVEKGGAQEMNDMIGQFGVGFYSAFLVAERVTVVSKHNDDQQHVWESDANAFSVAADPRGDTLKRGTHITLHLKEEAADFLQPDTIRNLVKKYSQFINFPIYLWASRTETVEEAEPEEITPDADEDEDVKVDDAAEEKSEPKKTEKTVWDWELMNDNKPIWTRKPSEVGDDEYTQFYKSLTKDTAAPLARAHFVAEGEVTFRALLFVPRAQPADSFNRYGTKTDHIKLYVRRVFITDEFNDLMPNYLAFIQGIVDSDDLPLNVSRETLQQHKLIKIIKKKLVRKALDMLKKIPDDEYEHFWKEYSTNVKLGVIEDPSNRSRLAKLLRFHSSRSDSMTFLADYVARMKPGQNHIYYIAGSSRAEVEKSPFAERLVRSGHEVLYLTEAVDEYCLSSLPEYEGKKFQNIAKEIFDLNENEQQKERTEAYRKEMEPLTRWLGDKLGAWITRAEVSRRLARSPAALAATAFGWTGNMERLALSNAHQKADDAQRRHHLAQKKMLEINPRHPVVRELLRRVRDDPDDAAALDAARTLYRTAAMRSGFMLQEGQAVDFAESVEAMLQRSLGLPPDARVDDEPEDDAPAAAGEAEAEPEADEADEAEPHEEL; encoded by the exons ACGCGGAGGCGCTGCTGCGCGAGGAGGAGGCCATCTCGCCGGACGAGCTGAGCGTGGCGCAGATGCGCGAGATGCGCGACCGAGCACAGAACTTCACCTTCAAGACTGAAGTCAACCGTATGATGAAACTCATCATCAACTCGCTATATAGGAATAAGGAG ATATTTTTAAGGGAGTTGATCTCGAACGGATCCGACGCTCTGGACAAGATCCGGCTGCTGTCGCTGACGGATCGAGACGTGCTGGCCGCCAACCCCGACCTGAGCATCCGCATCAAGGCGGAGCCAGAGAAGCGCCTGTTGCACATCATCGACTCCGGCGTGGGCATGACGAGCCAGGACCTCGTCAACAACCTCGGCACTATCGCCAAGTCTGGCACTGCCGACTTCCTGTCCAAGATGCAGGACGTCGAGAAG GGAGGCGCGCAGGAGATGAACGACATGATCGGGCAGTTCGGCGTCGGGTTCTACTCCGCCTTCCTGGTGGCCGAGCGCGTCACCGTGGTGTCCAAGCACAACGACGACCAGCAGCACGTGTGGGAGTCCGACGCCAACGCCTTCAGCGTGGCCGCCGACCCCCGCGGCGACACGCTCAAGCGCGGCACGCACATCAC GCTGCACCTGAAGGAGGAGGCGGCGGATTTCCTGCAACCGGACACCATCCGCAATCTCGTAAAGAAGTACTCCCAGTTCATCAACTTCCCCATCTACCTGTGGGCCTCGCGCACCGAGACAGTGGAGGAGGCCGAGCCGGAGGAGATCACGCCCGACGCGGACGAGGACGAGGACGTTAAG GTCGACGACGCCGCCGAGGAGAAGAGCGAGCCGAAGAAGACCGAGAAAACCGTCTGGGACTGGGAGCTCATGAACGACAACAAGCCCATCTGGACGCGCAAGCCCAGCGAGGTCGGCGACGACGAGTACACGCAGTTCTACAAGAGCCTCACCAAGGACACGGCGGCGCCGCTGGCCAG GGCGCACTTCGTGGCGGAGGGCGAGGTGACGTTCCGCGCGCTGCTGTTCGTGCCGCGCGCGCAGCCGGCCGACTCGTTCAACCGCTACGGCACCAAGACCGACCACATCAAGCTGTACGTGCGCCGCGTGTTCATCACCGACGAGTTCAACGACCTCATGCCCAACTACCTCGCCTTCATACAG GGAATCGTAGACTCGGACGACCTGCCGCTAAACGTGAGTCGTGAGACGCTGCAGCAACATAAGCTCATTAAGATTATAAAGAAGAAGCTGGTGCGCAAAGCACTCGACATGCTGAAGAAGATCCCCGACGACGAGTACGAGCACTTCTGGAAGGAGTACTCCACCAA CGTGAAACTCGGCGTGATCGAGGACCCGTCCAACCGCTCGCGCCTCGCCAAGCTGCTGCGCTTCCACTCGTCCCGCAGCGACTCCATGACGTTCCTCGCCGACTACGTGGCGCGCATGAAGCCCGGCCAGAACCACATCTACTACATCGCCGGCTCCAGCCGCGCCGAG GTGGAGAAGTCGCCGTTCGCCGAGCGTCTCGTGCGGTCCGGCCACGAGGTCCTCTACCTGACGGAGGCCGTCGACGAGTACTGCCTGTCCTCGCTGCCGGAGTACGAGGGCAAGAAGTTCCAGAACATCGCCAAGGAAATATTCGACTTGAACGAGA ACGAGCAGCAGAAGGAGCGCACGGAGGCCTACCGCAAGGAGATGGAGCCGCTGACGCGCTGGCTGGGCGACAAGCTGGGCGCCTGGATCACGCGCGCCGAGGTGTCGCGGCGCCTGGCGCGCTCGCCCGCCGCGCTGGCCGCCACGGCCTTCGGCTGGACCGGCAACATGGAGCGCCTGGCGCTGTCCAACGCGCACCAGAAGGCCGACGACGCGCAGCGCCGCCACCACCTGGCGCAGAAGAAGATGCTGGAGATCAACCCGCGCCACCCCGTCGTGCGCGAGCTGCTGCGCCGCGTGCGCGACGACCCCGACGACGCGGCGGCGCTGGACGCGGCGCGCACGCTCTACCGCACGGCCGCCATGCGCTCCGGCTTCATGCTGCAGGAGGGCCAGGCCGTGGACTTCGCCGAGTCCGTCGAGGCCATGCTGCAGCGCTCGCTGGGCCTGCCGCCCGACGCGCGCGTCGACGACGAGCCCGAGGACgacgcgcccgccgccgccggcGAGGCCGAGGCCGAGCCCGAGGCCGACGAGGCCGACGAGGCCGAGCCGCACGAGGAGCTGTAA
- the LOC124530302 gene encoding palmitoyltransferase ZDHHC18: MASRRETRKWEVFAGRNRFWCDGRLMTAPHPGVFALTLALICGTCALHFAFDCPFLAARVSAAVPAAGAALCASTLAALLRTALSDPGIIPRAAAAEAAALGALEAADAGGAGRPPPRAREVLVRGRPVKLKYCFTCKMFRPPRASHCSLCDNCVDRFDHHCPWVGNCVGKRNYRYFYAFVVSLSFLAVFVFACAVAHLALLARGAGLAGALRASPASAVVAAVCFLSVWSVLGLAGFHTYLASTDQTTNEDIKGSFSTRRGVSNPNPYSRGHACANCWHVLCGPLAPSLIDRRGVVSADARDELPPRFAQVLCVPPAPAGPPAAAGPPAAAGPPAPRCEAAGALGGSYSNLFEGGEAARHAYMNHSLDLDPVPLQEVCVGAGGGAVAGGGALSASRLRLLHDTTMIDAALDLDEPDPPPGPALPAHHALPAHHAHNAHNAHHAHHAGHPPALALAL, encoded by the exons ATGGCGTCGCGGCGCGAGACGCGCAAGTGGGAGGTGTTCGCGGGGCGCAACCGCTTCTGGTGCGACGGGCGGCTGATGACGGCGCCGCACCCCGGCGTGTTCGCGCTGACGCTGGCGCTCATCTGCGGCACGTGCGCGCTGCACTTCGCGTTCGACTGCCCGTTCCTGGCGGCGCGCGTGTCGGCCGCGGTgccggcggcgggcgcggcgctgtGCGCCAGCACGCTGGCGGCGCTGCTGCGCACGGCGCTGTCGGACCCCGGCATCATcccgcgcgcggcggcggccgAGGCGGCGGCGCTGGGCGCGCTGGAGGCGGCGgacgcgggcggcgcgggccggccgccgccgcgcgcgcgcgAGGTGCTGGTGCGCGGCCGGCCCGTCAAGCTCAAGTACTGCTTCACGTGCAAGATGTTCCGGCCGCCGCGCGCCTCGCACTGCTCGCTGTGCGACAACTGCGTCGACCGCTTCGACCACCACTGCCCGTGGGTGGGCAACTGCGTGGGCAAGCGCAACTACCGCTACTTCTACGCGTTCGTGGTGTCGCTGTCGTTCCTGGCGGTGTTCGTGTTCGCGTGCGCGGTGGCGCACCTGGCGCTGCTGGCGCGCGGCGCGGGGCTGGCGGGCGCGCTGCGGGCGAGCCCCGCGTCGGCCGTGGTGGCGGCCGTGTGCTTCCTGTCCGTGTGGTCGGTGCTCGGCCTGGCCGGCTTCCACACCTACCTCGCCTCCACCGACCAGACCACCAACGAAGAC ATCAAGGGCTCGTTCTCGACGCGGCGCGGCGTGTCCAACCCCAACCCGTACTCGCGCGGCCACGCGTGCGCCAACTGCTGGCACGTGCTGTGCGGCCCGCTGGCGCCCAGCCTCATCGACCG GCGCGGCGTGGTGTCGGCGGACGCGCGGGACGAGCTGCCGCCCCGCTTCGCGCAGGTGCTGTGCGTGCCCCCCGCGCCCGCAGGGCCCCCCGCGGCCGCCGGGCCCCCCGCGGCCGCCGGGCCCCCCGCGCCGCGCTGCGAGGCGGCGGGCGCGCTGGGCGGCAGCTACAGCAACCTGTTCGAGGGCGGCGAGGCGGCGCGCCACGCCTACATGAACCACAGCCTCGACCTCGACCCGGTGCCGCTGCAGG AGGTGTGCgtgggcgcgggcggcggcgcggtggcgggcggcggcgcgctcAGCGCCTCGCGCCTGCGCCTGCTGCACGACACCACCATGATCGACGCCGCACTCGACCTCGACGAGCCCGACCCGCCGCCGGGCCCCGCGCTCCCCGCGCACCACGCGCTCCCCGCGCACCACGCGCACAACGCGCACAACGCGCACCACGCGCACCACGCCGGCCACCCGCCGGCACTCGCACTCGCGCTCTGA